CCGGGCTGTTCAGGCATTCGTAGGTAATACCCTTGAAGAGAACCGTTGTCCGCATTCCGGACACAAGCTTCTCGCCTGTCGTACGGAAGAGATCAGTCAACAGCTTGCAAAGATGGTCGCCGAGTGCCTTGCTCCTGTCCTCGCTCGAATCAACAACGGCCTCCCACTCATCCGGTGGCTCTTTAAGGATGTGCGGGAGGAGCAGGTTGTAGAGTCGTTCCTGATTCAGCGCGGCCACGGAAGCAAACCGCTGCCGAACAAGCCCGCGAAAGCTCTCCAGATCCTTCCTGAACGCCTCAACCGCATTCAGGAAGTCGCCCTTATGTCCCCGTTCGATCAGGCTTCCGCTGAACCCTTTGGCTGGTCGTGTGAACTCCTTGTCGATGTCGCGCTTCTTCCGCTCGATGTCCTACTTGGCGGCAGCCAGTTCTTTACCTGGGTCGAATCGAAAGAGCGCACGAAGGTTGGTGTCTTCGAAGCCAGTGAGGGCGGGCGGGATCGGGATGTCGATCCGCTCAACCTGAATCTTCGAGACACTGAACTCGACAAACTCGAGCTTCGCGTTGAAGACCAGCACCTGACGCGACACATCGAAGGGCAGCGGCGGGTTCTGCTTTAGGTCCTCGGACAGGTCAGAGATCTGTTGTCGAGACAGCCCATCCAAACCGATCTTCTGTTCCGACACGCCGTTCGGGCCGACGCCAAGGTCGCGGGCGAGCGCAGCGGGAGGGGCGCCCGCCAGAACGATCGCGTTCGCTCCAGACTGCGGCCGCTGCGCTTCCACGAGCAAAGGGGCGGGAGAATACACGAGGGTCTGGTGCTCGGTCATCAGCACGCCAACTCTGAGTTCGGGCTGATGGCAGACCACGGCGCCCAAACCGGAGGCCACATCGTGCAGGTGCTTGAGCCCTTCCTCGGTGCCGTAGCCGAGTCGACAGGCAGCGGGATCGGCGTCCAACACCACCGACACGCGGTCTTTCCCAAGGCGCTTCCACGCCGTCCCTAGTTCATGGCCGAGCGAGAGCGACACCCCTGGGGCAACAAAGACGATCCGCTCACGGGCGGCCCTGATCAGTGAGGTAAGGTACGGATCATCAACATTCCGGATACTAGAGGATTCGCTCATCATGACGCTCCATGGGCCGTTACGAACGCCTGTTGCCGATGAACGCCGTGAGCCAGCCAAGCTTCACCTGCCCGCTGTCACGGATGGCCTTGAAGTTCTCGGTTCGGAATGTTCGCAGGGGTGGCAGCGTCATCGGACGGCTCCTCGCGCGACATCGCGGTAGGCGTTGCGGGCTGCGACTTTCACCGGGTCGGGGACGATCGGGAAGGTCGTCAGGATGTGGGCGAACTCCTCCTCGGTCAGGCCGTAGAGGTGCGCGATCAGGCCGTCCAGTTCGGCCCGCAATCTGGCCCGCTCGACCTGATCGGTCACGCCCTGTTGGTGGCCTTTGAGACCGACTTCCATCGCCAGGTTGTCAAACTCCGGCGTGGTGCAGATGAGCCGCGCAGCGCGCTCCACGATCGGGGCGAACGCCGTGTCCTTCTCTGTCAATCGCGGGACGGGAATCTGGTACACGTAGAAGAAATTGAGCGTCGTCGTTACTTTCATGCGGATCACGAAGTCGACAGGGAAGCTGTTGAATACAGCCGCGAGAAAGAGCTGCTCTGCATCGGTGATGACTTTCCTGTCATCATCAGTCAGCGGGCATACAGTCGGAATCTTGTTCCCATGGAACGCGGGAGGGATCACAGTGGACACCATGGTGCGCTCATTCGTGTTGGCGGCGATGTCCCGGAACCCGAGCCGATAACTCTGGTAGTCCATCCGCTGCCCGCTGTCCCCCGCCCTGCCGGAGAGAGCTGCGCGGCCTTGCTTCTCGTCCACCCAGTATCGCGGCTCGGCCAGCCGGTGATCGAACTGCCAGATCATCTTCCCCTCGTACAGCGGCAGGCGCCCTTTACCCGGCGAGGTTCGGAAGAGGTGGCTGTCGCTGGTCATGTTAAATTCTTGGGTCAGCGCCACTTTCCACGCTCCGTCAACCTCCTCACCAAGCAGCGGGAAGCGGAGCATTTTCTTCGCGATCGTGACATCCGTTTCGCATTTGAACTCCATGACCGAGAGTGAATCGGGGGAGAGTCTTCGCACCAGGTCGATGTCGATAGGAATCGCGCCCTCCTCCGGGAAGCGGTCGAGTTCGGCCACATCGTGACGCATGAACGCGGCGGGGAAGGAGTCGGTCGTGCCGCCGCGTTGGAAGCTGAGGACGACGAACTTGAAACTCCGGTGGACGCCCTCGAACACCTCCTTGCGGTTCTCGAAGCCGAAGAGGGCGGTGATGCGGGTCTCGTTGAAGAGCATCTCGCGGAGTTGCTTGGCGCCCAGGTCGGTGTAGATGCCCGAGGGGATGACGATGCCGCAGAGGCCGCCCTTGCGGAGCAGGTTGAAGCACTGCTCGGTGAAGAGTTTGTAGAGGTTGATCTTTGATGCGATCTGCTTACCGCTGGTATCGAGCGAGAGCTGGTTTCGGTACTGGACAGCTGATTTGAAGTACTTGGATGTGTGGGAGAACCCGCTCGCGTAACTGAGCCACGCAGCCTGCATCTCCGAATCGCGCATGAGTGACGCAAATTGCTTCTTCCAGTCTTCGATGCGCAACGCCTTCTTCTTGATGGTGGGCAGGTACTCCTGAAAGAACTCCTTCTCATCGGTTTGATACATCTCCCAGGGCGGGTTGGTGATGATGGCGTCGAAGCCCCCCCGCTCGTTCAGCACTCGGTCGAACTCGAAGCCCCAGTGGAACGGGCGCTGCGCCTGTATGTCGTCGATCGTGAGCGACCGCTTGACGGGTTTGCCGGGCTTTGACTTCGCGGCGTCCCACGTGGCCTGCTCGAACTTGATGCCCAGACTCTCGAATTCATCCAAGAGCATCTCGTCGAGGACACTGGTGCATGCTCGCTTCTTCTGGTCGATGTCATCACGGAGCGCAGAGAGGTCAGCGGCGTAGGTCGTGGTCCGGCGATAGGTATCGATAAGGCGGTTCTTCTCGTCGAGGATCTCGCGATAGGTTTTCTGCTGGAACAGCAAGCCGCCCAGTGCGCCCTTCTTATTGCGGGCTTCGAAGCGCTTGTCGTCGATGCGCATCATGCCGATGAGGGAGTTGCCGGGGAGGATATTGAAGTCGATGTTGGGCAGGGGCTCGAGGTGCGTGACCGTCTCGGCGGAGGCGACCAGCGCCAGGAAGAGGCGCAGGCGCGCGATCTCGGTGGCCTCCTCCATGATGTCCACGCCGAAGAGGTTGTCGGTGATGATCCGCTTCTTGATGTAATAGCTGAGATTCGGATGCTCGCGCTCGGTCTTGGTGAGCGAGGCGGTGAGTTCGCGGTCGGAGAGGAACTTGATCCTGCCGATGACCGCTGAGTAGATGTTGATGAGGGTCCGCATCGCGGCGACGAGGAACGCGCCCGAGCCGCAGGCGGGGTCGAGCAGACTGAGCGAGGGCAGGACTTCACTGAGCAACCGGCGGCAGACCTGGGCATCGAGGTCCATGAGCAGGTCGGCGATGGATTCGTAGCGGCGCTGCTTGACGCCGGGGATCGCAGGCATGCCGGGAGGGGTGTTGATCGCGTCGAGCACGAGCTGGTGGATCGTGCGTTCGCAGAGGTACTCGGTGATCTCCGGGCGGGTGTAGTAGGCGCCGAAGGCCTTCTGGTTGATGTACTTCTCGAAGATGTATCCCAGGACATCGGGGTTGATCTCCTGATCGTCGCCGCCGGGGGTGTCGTTGAGGTTCCATGAGTAGCGACCGAAGAGTTCGAACAGGCGTCTGAAGAAGGCATCGGGAACGCCGATGTCTGGGTTATCGCGTTCGATTGGGTGGATAAGGAAGAGTCCGCCGTTGAGGTAGCGGATGTTGCCGAGGCGCTTTCGGGCATCGGCGGAGCGTTTGTCCTCCGGCTTGGCGAAACCCTCGAAGAAGAGCAGCGACAGGAGGCCGGTGTAGAAGCGATCGGGGCCTGCTTTCTGGCTCTGTGCGAGCTTGTCCTGGAGGTAGGTCTGGTTGCCGTCGCGGGCGGCGGGGTTCTTGAAGTCGAGGAAGCCCTTGCGCTGGAGGAAGTAGATGAACATCAGCCGGTTGAGCAGGATGGACGCGTACCAGCGGCGCTGGCGCTCGTCGGGGATGCCGGTGATGAGTGTGACCAGCTCGTCGTGGACATCCTTGAATTCTGCGTAGAAGCGCTTGGTGACGCGTTCGACATCGAGCGCAGATTTGAGCCGGCGCGCGACTTCGACGAGGCGCACATTGCCCGAGTCGTCAAAATCAGAGATATCGAAGACCATCGCGGTGAGCTTGCTCACGAAGAGATCACCGGGCTGGCCTTTGAAGAAGTGGTGATCGCGCGGGTGCGACTTGCCGTCTTGTCGCTTGACCCATGACCAGAGACTCTGTGTGCGATCTTTGTCGACGAAGATCAGCAGGTTCTCATGGTGGAGTTTGGCGATCTCGTTGTGGATTGTGCGGCGCGCGCCGGCGTCGGGGATGCGTCCGTCAGCGGAAGTGACCTCCAGCACCACCACGCCTGCAAGCTGCGCGATCTGCTTGCGTTGACACGCGATGCCGGCGGCTTCGAAGGTCACTGCCTGACGGGAGGTTGGGCGGGACCAGCCCAACTCTTCGATGAAGAGTGTGCCGAAGGCGAAATCGTTGAGGTAACCGCGGGTTCGTACCAGGTCGACTGCCATTCGGGGTTCACTCCTTGAGCGTCTTGCCTGAAGAACGAGGTGCGGGGCCATGGCCTGCGGGCAGCGCGGCTTCACTCCTGAGACCGAGTGAGCAGATGACATGGGGTTCGTTGGAATCTGTGTCCTCGATAACCCGGCAGAGTCGCGCATCGGCGCGCAGCGATGTGACGAGTTCTGCGAGTTGATGGTCGCTGACACCACTCTTGAGTTGCCTGTTGAGTGTGTCGGTCGCGGATTGGAGCAGCGGAAACCTGTAGATGTCTTCGATGGCCTTGAGGAGTTCAGGCGTATCGAAGAGCGTGCCCTTGATCGCGTCGGCGTAGGATTTAAGCCGCTCGTAGGTCCTTCGCCGCGCGCTGGATGCTCGTCCGATTTGGCCCCCTACGGACCTTTCCTTCTCAACGATCTGCTTGACGCCCTGAGCGACTAACTCGTGGTGCTGGTCATGCCTTGGCAACGCCGGGGTATCGGGCGCGCACTCTGCGGCTCTCAGGATGGTGAACTGCGACTCGGTGACGCTGGAGCCCTCCTTGTCGATCCATGCCAGAGCGTCGGTCCCTTCCGCGGTGCGCATGTAGACGAGCGCCCCTTCTGGCTGATCGGTCGTTGGCGTGTGTGGTCTCGTGGAATAGACCACGTCCGGCATGGCAGGGATGATCTTTTCCAGTTCAGGGTCTCGGTCGATGGCGTTTTTCCAGATCTGATAGGCGTAGGAGCCGAGGTCGACCTCGGCGTCGTCGTCGCCGTCGAGGATGCCAGCCTTTTCGGTGAAGAGGTCGCGGACGCCATGGGAATCATCCTGATCCTCAAAGAACCTCTCGTCGGCGCCGACGACCTCCGCGTTCTCCAAGAGCCGCTGACGCACTCGGGAGCGGAGGCGGATGATGCGTTCTACGCCTTCGGCGGGCAGGAACGAGTAGCACATGATCGTGTCCGACTGCTGGCCGATGCGATCGACACGGCCGGCCCGCTGGATCAGGCGGATGATCGCCCAGGGTAGGTCGAAATTGACGATGACGGAGCAGTCCTGAAGGTTCTGGCCTTCACTGAGGACATCGGTCGCCAGAACGACGCGCAACTCATCTGCGGGTTGGATCTGGGCGCGTTTGTCGTTGCTGACTGGACTGAATCGGTATGCGATAGCTGTCGGATCATCCGTATCACCGGTGACTGCTTCGAGGGCGCGCACGCCGCGCGCTTTCATCTGTTCGCCAAGGTAGTTGATCGTATCGGCAAACTGAGAAAACACGAGAACTTTGTCGCGAGGATGCTGCTCAGCGAGCAGCGAGAGCAGCGCA
This Phycisphaeraceae bacterium DNA region includes the following protein-coding sequences:
- a CDS encoding Eco57I restriction-modification methylase domain-containing protein, producing MAVDLVRTRGYLNDFAFGTLFIEELGWSRPTSRQAVTFEAAGIACQRKQIAQLAGVVVLEVTSADGRIPDAGARRTIHNEIAKLHHENLLIFVDKDRTQSLWSWVKRQDGKSHPRDHHFFKGQPGDLFVSKLTAMVFDISDFDDSGNVRLVEVARRLKSALDVERVTKRFYAEFKDVHDELVTLITGIPDERQRRWYASILLNRLMFIYFLQRKGFLDFKNPAARDGNQTYLQDKLAQSQKAGPDRFYTGLLSLLFFEGFAKPEDKRSADARKRLGNIRYLNGGLFLIHPIERDNPDIGVPDAFFRRLFELFGRYSWNLNDTPGGDDQEINPDVLGYIFEKYINQKAFGAYYTRPEITEYLCERTIHQLVLDAINTPPGMPAIPGVKQRRYESIADLLMDLDAQVCRRLLSEVLPSLSLLDPACGSGAFLVAAMRTLINIYSAVIGRIKFLSDRELTASLTKTEREHPNLSYYIKKRIITDNLFGVDIMEEATEIARLRLFLALVASAETVTHLEPLPNIDFNILPGNSLIGMMRIDDKRFEARNKKGALGGLLFQQKTYREILDEKNRLIDTYRRTTTYAADLSALRDDIDQKKRACTSVLDEMLLDEFESLGIKFEQATWDAAKSKPGKPVKRSLTIDDIQAQRPFHWGFEFDRVLNERGGFDAIITNPPWEMYQTDEKEFFQEYLPTIKKKALRIEDWKKQFASLMRDSEMQAAWLSYASGFSHTSKYFKSAVQYRNQLSLDTSGKQIASKINLYKLFTEQCFNLLRKGGLCGIVIPSGIYTDLGAKQLREMLFNETRITALFGFENRKEVFEGVHRSFKFVVLSFQRGGTTDSFPAAFMRHDVAELDRFPEEGAIPIDIDLVRRLSPDSLSVMEFKCETDVTIAKKMLRFPLLGEEVDGAWKVALTQEFNMTSDSHLFRTSPGKGRLPLYEGKMIWQFDHRLAEPRYWVDEKQGRAALSGRAGDSGQRMDYQSYRLGFRDIAANTNERTMVSTVIPPAFHGNKIPTVCPLTDDDRKVITDAEQLFLAAVFNSFPVDFVIRMKVTTTLNFFYVYQIPVPRLTEKDTAFAPIVERAARLICTTPEFDNLAMEVGLKGHQQGVTDQVERARLRAELDGLIAHLYGLTEEEFAHILTTFPIVPDPVKVAARNAYRDVARGAVR